In the genome of Campylobacter sp. RM16189, the window ATTGGCATCTACTATGTTTTTTGCATTTATCTTTGCGCAGTTTGTAGGTTTTAACTCCGGTTTTATTATAGTATTTAGCGCTTTTATCATGGTCGGAGAGCGACGAAATATATCCTTATTTAGCTCCTCAACCTGCTTAATTGTATAATTTCCCTCTGTTATTAACCTATATATATAATAATCTTTTGCTAGCCCTTTTTCTTTAACTTTTATCTCGTTAAAGCTTTTTACCTCTCCAAACAAGAAAGTCGTAAGGAGAAATAAAATTATATTAAATCGAATTAGCATATTGCAGCAGTAAGCTTATGAAAAATCTATCAAAAAACTGAAGTGCTAAAAGTATGAAAATCGGCGCCAGGTCTATCCCTCCAAATACTGTAGGGACAAATTTTCTAATCCAGGCATAAACGGGCTCCGTAAGACGATATAAAAGCTGAACAACAGGATTATACGGATCTGGTCTTACCCAGCTAATAATGGCTGATATAATGATAATCCAGACGTAAATTTGAATCACCATATGCAAAATATCGGCAATAGCGGATAAAAAAGTAGATAGTATCATTGTAAAATTTCCTTTAATTTTTCTTTTATTAGAGGGAACAGCTCGCTTAGTTCAGGTCCGTGCTGTTCGTTTGTAAGCAAAATTCTAAGCGGCATGAAAAAGCTTTTGCCTTTTAAATTTGTAGCGCTCATTAAAGCCTTTTTAAACTCGTCAAAGCTTTGAAATTCATCTAAATTCAATGAATTTGCAGCGCCTTTTATGATCTCGCACTCGTTTTTAAACTCATCAGGAATGTCTTTTGGCGCAAATATCGCCTCTATCTTTTGCTTGATCTCGTTTAGCAAGCTTGCCTCTTGGGTGTAAAATTTGATTAGATCCGCTAAATTTTCATCCAATCCGCTAAGTGCGGCAAGTCGCTCGCTGCTAGCTAGTTTGATATGTTCTCTGTTTATATGCTCAAGCATTTTTATATCAAATTTCGCAGGACTTGGCGAGACTTTAGAGATGTCAAACCACTGTGCAGCGTCCTTTATAGTAAAAATTTCCACAGGAGCTTTATAGCCAAGCGATATGATGTAGTTTGCTATGGCTTCCGGCATAAATCCTTTAGAAAGCAGCCACTTTACGCTACTTTCGTTCTCACGCTTGCTCATCTTTTTGCCCTCTATATTTAAGATGATAGGAAGATGTGCGTAGCGAATTTTACTCGTGTAATCAAGCCCCTCTCTGATAAGCTCTTGCTTAGGCGTGTTGCTTACGTGATCCTCTCCGCGTATGACGAAAGTAACGCCCTCAAGCATATCGTCGGTTGCACAGGCGAAGTTGTAAGTAGGGGTTTTATCGGCACGCATGATGACAAAGCTATCGACATTTTCGGGCTCAAAGCTTACTTCGCCTTTGATAGCGTCTGTAAATTTCATCGTTTCTTTTGGCTTTTTCATGCGGATTACAAAAGGCTTTTCGCAGGCTAAAACCTCTTCATCGCTCATCCTTTCGCAAGTGCCGTCATAGCGATATGCTATGCCTTTGGCTTTAGCGTTTTCTTTTTTAGCTTCCAGTTCGCTTTCAGTGCAAAAGCAGGCAAACGCTCGCTTATCTATCATTAGCTTTGAAGCAAGCTGACGGTGGAATTTTAAATTTGCGCTTTGATAGTAGAGCTGATCCCATTTGATACCGAATTTAGTTAAAATTTCTAAAATTTCTTGGTCTTTTCCTTCTATATTTCTTTCTTTATCGGTATCTTCTATACGCACTATAAAGCCACTTTTAT includes:
- a CDS encoding YggT family protein, whose product is MILSTFLSAIADILHMVIQIYVWIIIISAIISWVRPDPYNPVVQLLYRLTEPVYAWIRKFVPTVFGGIDLAPIFILLALQFFDRFFISLLLQYANSI
- the gltX gene encoding glutamate--tRNA ligase, which translates into the protein MYRFAPSPTGDMHLGNLRVAILNYLCSLQDKSGFIVRIEDTDKERNIEGKDQEILEILTKFGIKWDQLYYQSANLKFHRQLASKLMIDKRAFACFCTESELEAKKENAKAKGIAYRYDGTCERMSDEEVLACEKPFVIRMKKPKETMKFTDAIKGEVSFEPENVDSFVIMRADKTPTYNFACATDDMLEGVTFVIRGEDHVSNTPKQELIREGLDYTSKIRYAHLPIILNIEGKKMSKRENESSVKWLLSKGFMPEAIANYIISLGYKAPVEIFTIKDAAQWFDISKVSPSPAKFDIKMLEHINREHIKLASSERLAALSGLDENLADLIKFYTQEASLLNEIKQKIEAIFAPKDIPDEFKNECEIIKGAANSLNLDEFQSFDEFKKALMSATNLKGKSFFMPLRILLTNEQHGPELSELFPLIKEKLKEILQ